The genomic window TTTAGAAGCGATGGCATGCCAAGTCCCATGCATCGGCACGAATATCGGTGGAATTCCGGAGGTTATAGAAGATGGTGCAACCGGTTATATTTGTGAATTAGGAGATGTAGCGGCCGTTGCCGAAAAAGCAATCATGCTCTTAACGAATGAAGAGTTATATAAGAAAATAAGTCATCAAGCTTTTATACGAACGAAGGAAATTTTCCATTCACGTAAAATTGTTGAACAATATGAACAACTATATTATAAAATGGTATGCTTGACTGAAAAGAAAAGCGAGGAACATTTATGGAAGGACCGTTTATAAAAGCAAAAGCAATCATTGAAAAATTGAATGAGGCTGGATATGAAGCATACTTTGTCGGCGGTTCTGTCCGTGACTTTTTGTTAAATCGTCCTATTGACGATGTCGATATTGCTACATCAGCTCTACCGGAAGAGGTTGAAGCGTTATTTCCTAAAACAATACCGGTTGGACTCAAGCATGGCACTGTTGTCGTAATCCATGAAGATGAATGCTATGAAGTGACAACATTCCGAGTCGATGGAGACTATCAAGATTTCAGACGACCTTCGAAGGTTGAATTTGTTTCTTCGCTTGAAGCCGATTTGCGGCGGCGCGATTTTACGATCAATGCCATCGCTATGAACTATCAAGGCAGCATTATTGATCCTTTAAGAGGGGAAAAAGATTTACATAATAAATATATTCAAACGGTTGGCGATGCAGATGAAAGATTATTGGAAGACCCGCTAAGAATGATGCGGGCCTGCCGCTTCGTAAGCCAATTGAATTTTGAACTAAGTGAAGATACAAAAAAGTCTATCAAAAAAAATGCAAGCTACTTATCAAAAATATCAGTGGAACGAATTTTAATAGAATTTGAAAAACTGTTAACAGGAAAAGCGATAAAAAAAGCTGTAAAGCTTATCATTGAGCTTGGGCTTTATCAATATTTGCCACAGCTATCAAATAAAGAAAAGGAACTTCATCTTTTTGCTGAGGTTTGTTCGAATAAAGTACTTAATCTTGACGAAATGTGGACATTATTACTAGTAATATTAAAAGTGGAAAACATTGACGGCTTTTTTAAACAATGGAAAAATTCAAATGAACGAATGAAAGCGTGCCAGCGCTTATTAAATGCACATGAACAATTGCAAAAAAGCGCCGCGCTTTCTGCCTACGACGTCTATACATATAGTTTTGAAGTTTTAAAATCGAGCATCAAGCTTTATTGTATAGTAGAAAACAAACAATCTGAAATGATGTTGTCAGAATTACAGGAAATCTATGATAAGCTTCCAATTTTATCAAGAAAACAGTTAGCAATTACAGGCAATGATTTGATGACCATTTTTAATAAACGTGGTGGCCCGTGGCTCTCGAAAACGATTGAAATGGTTGAAAGAGCTGTCGTAAATGGAACAGTAGTAAACAATAAGGCTGATATAAAGGAGTGGCTTCTTACATGCAATCCCCAATTAGAAAACAATTATTAACATTATTTGCAGAGCATGATGGAGAATTTTTATCGGGACAAATGATTAGTGAGAAGCTTGGTTGTTCAAGAACGGCTGTTTGGAAACATATTGAGGATTTGCGCAAAGATGGTTTTGAGTTAGAAGCTGTACAGCGAAAAGGCTATCGAATAATCAAAACGCCAGATAAAATAAGCGGCAATGAAATTCAGCTTGGTTTACAAACGAAATTCATTGGTCGAGAAGTGCACTATAAAGAATCCGTTACCTCGACCCAAAAGATTGCCCACAAGCTTGCCTATGAAGGCGTGCCTGAAGGGACGATTGTTGTAGCCGAAGAACAGATTACAGGCCGAGGTCGATTGGACCGCTCGTGGTTTTCACCGAAATATGCCGGTATTTGGGTTAGCGTCATTTTAAGGCCGACGATTCCTCCACAACAAGCACCACAGCTTACTCTTTTAGCGGCAGTAGGGGTGGTAAGAGGGATTGAAGCTGCTACTGGGCTACAATGTGGAATAAAATGGCCTAATGATATATTAATTAATGGCAAAAAGGTCGTCGGAATATTAACTGAACTACAGGCTGAAACAGATCGAATTAATGCGGTCATTATCGGGATTGGTATTAATGTCAACCAAGAACCTCAGCATTATCCAGAAGATTTAAAAGACAAAGCCACCTCTCTTGCGATTGAATCTGGGAAAAAATTAAATCGTGCTGAGATTTTGCAAGCTATCGTAAAGGAAATAGAAGACTTGTATTGCGATTACATAGAGCATGGCTTTCAAGTTGTACAACTATTATGGGAAAGCTATGCTGTTAGTATTGGAAAACAAATAATTGCTAGAACATTAACAGAGACAATTGTTGGCAAAGCTTTAGGTATTACTAGTGACGGTGTATTATTATTAGAAGATGCTAATAAACAGATTCATCATATTTATTCAGCTGATATTGAAATTAATTAAATATTCAAACTAATAAAATTTTCTCTCCCATTTTGGCTGAATGTCTGATATACTACAAACGTTGGGTAGTATCCATGAAGGAACTGCACCACAAATGTTTTATTAGCATAATTACTAAAGTGAATACTGCCTTGATCCGATTTGCGGACTAGGACAGGGGATGAATAAACCAACATAGTTCTAACCTGTCTTTCCGTTTGGAAAGATTTTTTAATTAGGTTGAAAGCTTGGTTGTCATTCCCTCTATCTTAATTTATTGGAGGGAAAATATGAAAACTACAACAGATTTTCAAAAAATGAAGGCCAATGATGAGCCGATTGTGATGTTAACAGCGTATGATTATCCGTCAGCAAGGCTTGCCGAAGAAGCTCAAGTTGATATGATATTAGTCGGTGATTCACTAGGGATGGTGGTCCTCGGCTATGATTCAACAATCCCAGTTACTGTCGATGATATGGTTCATCATACAAAAGCGGTTTGTCGTGGTGCAAAAGATACGTTTATCGTAACTGATATGCCTTTTATGAGTTACCATTCATCGCTTGAAGATACAATGAATAACGCGAGAAGACTAATGCAAGATGGTGGAGCACATGCCTTGAAGGTAGAAGGAGCAGGAGATGTTTGCTTTACTATTTCCCAGTTAACCGCTGCAGGGGTGCCGGTCGTTGCCCACCTTGGATTGACGCCGCAATCTGTTGGTGTATTAGGTGGATATAAAGTACAAGGCAAGGATAGCGAGACGGCTAAAAAGCTGTTGGAAGATGCCAAAGCTGTTGAAAAAGCAGGGGCAATGATGCTTGTCTTAGAATGTGTTCCAAAACAACTCGCTGAAATCATTACCTCTCAAGCTTCAATACCAACAATTGGGATTGGTGCTGGCAATAAAACAGATGGACAAGTCCTTGTGTACCATGATGTCATTCAAAATGGTTTTGGTCATGTCCCTAAATTTGTTAAACACTTCGCAAATGTGAATGATTCTATTCAAAAAGCGATTAGCCAATATAGAAATGAAGTAAAAACACGTGAATTTCCAAATGAAAACCAATCGTTTACGATGAAAGAAGAACAGCTTACGTCTTTATACGGAGGAAAATGAGAATGCAAATTATTAGTTCGATTAAACAAATGCAAGCGTTAATGAAACAACTCCGACGAGAAGGAAAGACGATTGGTTATGTGCCAACGATGGGCTATCTCCATGAAGGTCATTTGACATTAATGAACGAAGCAAAAAGGAAAAATGATAAAGTAATCATCAGCATTTTTGTAAATCCATTACAATTTGGACCTAATGAAGATTTTGATGCCTATCCGCGCAATATTGAGCGCGATGAAGCATTAGCAAAAGAAGCTGGGGTAGACGTTATTTTTTATCCTGATGTGAAAGAAATGTATCCTACAGAACTTTCAACTTCGATACATGTAAAAAAGAGAGTCAATGTTCTGTGCGGAAAATCAAGAGAAGGCCATTTCGATGGTGTGGCGACTGTTTTAATGAAGCTATTTAATATTGTTATGCCAGACCGCGCTTATTTCGGAATGAAGGACGCCCAACAAGTGGCAGTTGTTGACGGATTAATCAACGATTATAATATTCCTGTTGAGCTTATTCCAGTTCCGACTGTACGAGAGGAAGATGGACTGGCTAAAAGCTCACGCAATGTCTATTTAAATGACGAAGAGCGAAAAGAAGCGCCAGTACTTTATGAGAGTTTACAAAAAGCTGTACAAAAAATTCATGATGGCGATAAAAATATAGAAGAAATCAAAGCTTTTGTAAGAAACGAAATCGATGAAAAAACTTCCGGCGCTATAGATTATGTCGAAGTTTTATCTTATCCAGAGCTAGAGGAGATTAACGAAGCTAATGGTGAGATGATTATTGCGCTTGCTGTGAAATTTAGTAAAGCACGCTTAATAGATAATGTTACATTTACAATCTAGGGGGGGAAAAACTTTGTTTAGAACTTTAATGAATGCAAAAATCCATCGTGCACGGGTGACAGAAGCGAATTTAAACTATGTTGGAAGTGTGACGATTGATGAAGATCTTTTAGATACGGTTGGGATTTGTGCAAATGAAAAGGTTGCCATCGTGAATAACAACAATGGCGCAA from Bacillus sp. (in: firmicutes) includes these protein-coding regions:
- a CDS encoding CCA tRNA nucleotidyltransferase — protein: MEGPFIKAKAIIEKLNEAGYEAYFVGGSVRDFLLNRPIDDVDIATSALPEEVEALFPKTIPVGLKHGTVVVIHEDECYEVTTFRVDGDYQDFRRPSKVEFVSSLEADLRRRDFTINAIAMNYQGSIIDPLRGEKDLHNKYIQTVGDADERLLEDPLRMMRACRFVSQLNFELSEDTKKSIKKNASYLSKISVERILIEFEKLLTGKAIKKAVKLIIELGLYQYLPQLSNKEKELHLFAEVCSNKVLNLDEMWTLLLVILKVENIDGFFKQWKNSNERMKACQRLLNAHEQLQKSAALSAYDVYTYSFEVLKSSIKLYCIVENKQSEMMLSELQEIYDKLPILSRKQLAITGNDLMTIFNKRGGPWLSKTIEMVERAVVNGTVVNNKADIKEWLLTCNPQLENNY
- a CDS encoding biotin--[acetyl-CoA-carboxylase] ligase: MQSPIRKQLLTLFAEHDGEFLSGQMISEKLGCSRTAVWKHIEDLRKDGFELEAVQRKGYRIIKTPDKISGNEIQLGLQTKFIGREVHYKESVTSTQKIAHKLAYEGVPEGTIVVAEEQITGRGRLDRSWFSPKYAGIWVSVILRPTIPPQQAPQLTLLAAVGVVRGIEAATGLQCGIKWPNDILINGKKVVGILTELQAETDRINAVIIGIGINVNQEPQHYPEDLKDKATSLAIESGKKLNRAEILQAIVKEIEDLYCDYIEHGFQVVQLLWESYAVSIGKQIIARTLTETIVGKALGITSDGVLLLEDANKQIHHIYSADIEIN
- the panB gene encoding 3-methyl-2-oxobutanoate hydroxymethyltransferase, producing the protein MKTTTDFQKMKANDEPIVMLTAYDYPSARLAEEAQVDMILVGDSLGMVVLGYDSTIPVTVDDMVHHTKAVCRGAKDTFIVTDMPFMSYHSSLEDTMNNARRLMQDGGAHALKVEGAGDVCFTISQLTAAGVPVVAHLGLTPQSVGVLGGYKVQGKDSETAKKLLEDAKAVEKAGAMMLVLECVPKQLAEIITSQASIPTIGIGAGNKTDGQVLVYHDVIQNGFGHVPKFVKHFANVNDSIQKAISQYRNEVKTREFPNENQSFTMKEEQLTSLYGGK
- a CDS encoding pantoate--beta-alanine ligase; translation: MQIISSIKQMQALMKQLRREGKTIGYVPTMGYLHEGHLTLMNEAKRKNDKVIISIFVNPLQFGPNEDFDAYPRNIERDEALAKEAGVDVIFYPDVKEMYPTELSTSIHVKKRVNVLCGKSREGHFDGVATVLMKLFNIVMPDRAYFGMKDAQQVAVVDGLINDYNIPVELIPVPTVREEDGLAKSSRNVYLNDEERKEAPVLYESLQKAVQKIHDGDKNIEEIKAFVRNEIDEKTSGAIDYVEVLSYPELEEINEANGEMIIALAVKFSKARLIDNVTFTI